In Arthrobacter sp. PAMC25284, a single genomic region encodes these proteins:
- a CDS encoding acetyl-CoA C-acyltransferase, with protein MSHTRSTAKARTVRDVVFVDGVRTPFGRAGEKGIYAGTRADDLVVKCIRELMRRNPALPAERIDEVAIAATTQTGDQGLTIGRTAALLAGLPRTVPGFAIDRMCAGAMTAVTTTASGIGFGAYDVVIAGGVEHMGNHPMGAGADPNPRFVAERIVDPAALNMGNTAENLHDRFPAITKDRTDAYAVASQTKLAAAYGKHQIQPDLVPVATMKPGQGWTVNTVDEPPRPGTSTEDLAALRTPFRAHGRVTAGNAAGLNDGATAALLASADAAEELGLPVKMRLVGYAFAGVEPEVMGIGPVPATEKALKNTGLNIEDIGLFEINEAFAVQVLSFLDHFGIADDDPRVNRYGGAIAVGHPLASSGVRLMNQLARQFEEDPSVRYGLTAMCIGLGMGATVIWENPHHADYGTEAAGPSTDTATTTETGAAA; from the coding sequence GTGAGCCACACCCGGAGCACTGCGAAGGCCCGTACCGTCCGTGACGTTGTGTTCGTCGACGGCGTCCGCACCCCGTTCGGCCGCGCCGGCGAGAAAGGCATCTACGCCGGAACCCGCGCCGATGACCTCGTGGTGAAATGCATCCGCGAGCTGATGCGCCGCAACCCGGCCCTGCCCGCGGAACGGATCGACGAGGTGGCCATCGCCGCCACCACCCAGACCGGCGACCAGGGCCTGACTATCGGCCGCACCGCAGCACTCCTGGCCGGTCTCCCCCGGACCGTGCCCGGCTTCGCAATCGACCGCATGTGCGCCGGCGCCATGACCGCCGTGACCACGACGGCGAGCGGCATCGGCTTCGGCGCCTACGACGTCGTGATTGCCGGCGGCGTCGAACACATGGGCAACCACCCGATGGGCGCCGGCGCGGATCCCAACCCGCGCTTCGTCGCCGAACGGATCGTGGACCCGGCGGCCCTGAACATGGGCAACACGGCCGAGAACCTGCACGACCGATTCCCGGCCATCACCAAGGACCGCACCGACGCCTACGCCGTCGCGTCCCAGACCAAGCTCGCCGCCGCCTACGGCAAGCACCAGATCCAGCCGGACCTGGTGCCCGTCGCCACGATGAAGCCCGGCCAGGGCTGGACCGTCAATACCGTAGATGAGCCGCCGCGCCCCGGCACTTCCACCGAGGACCTCGCCGCGCTCCGCACCCCGTTCCGGGCCCACGGCCGCGTCACCGCCGGCAATGCCGCAGGACTCAACGACGGCGCCACCGCCGCCCTCCTCGCCTCCGCCGACGCCGCCGAGGAACTCGGCCTGCCAGTCAAGATGCGGCTCGTCGGCTACGCCTTCGCCGGCGTCGAACCCGAGGTCATGGGCATCGGCCCGGTCCCGGCCACCGAAAAGGCCCTCAAGAACACCGGCCTGAACATCGAGGACATCGGACTGTTCGAGATCAACGAGGCGTTCGCCGTGCAGGTACTCAGCTTCCTGGACCATTTCGGCATCGCCGACGACGACCCCCGGGTCAACCGCTATGGCGGGGCGATCGCCGTCGGCCACCCGCTGGCTTCTTCCGGCGTGCGGCTGATGAACCAGCTGGCCCGCCAGTTCGAGGAGGACCCGTCGGTCCGCTACGGCCTGACGGCCATGTGCATCGGCCTGGGCATGGGCGCCACCGTGATCTGGGAAAACCCGCACCACGCCGATTACGGCACCGAAGCCGCCGGCCCCTCCACTGACACCGCCACCACCACCGAGACTGGAGCCGCAGCATGA